Proteins encoded within one genomic window of Nonomuraea gerenzanensis:
- a CDS encoding DeoR/GlpR family DNA-binding transcription regulator, translated as MSDTQSDGRRPVFAAERRQRILELVRANGAVSLRELAQAVHSSEVTVRRDLRALESEGLLNRHHGGATLPGELSREAGYAHKVSLEAAEKAAIADLAGALVEDGDAIVIGPGTTTQEFARRLTKHAELAVVTNSLLVAQVLAGSPRIEVMLTGGTLRGPILALVGSAAEQSLAGLRVRRAFISGNGLSAERGLSTPNMQVAGVDRALAAAAEEVVVLADHTKVGVDTMVQTVPPDRIDHLVTDDAAPRDVLDDLSARGVRLHVAQF; from the coding sequence GTGAGCGACACGCAGAGTGACGGACGCAGGCCCGTGTTCGCCGCCGAGCGCCGGCAGCGCATCCTGGAGCTGGTGCGTGCCAACGGCGCCGTGTCGCTGCGCGAGCTGGCCCAGGCGGTGCACTCCTCCGAGGTCACCGTCCGCCGCGACCTGCGCGCGCTGGAGTCCGAGGGCCTGCTCAACCGCCACCACGGCGGCGCGACCCTGCCCGGCGAGCTGTCGCGCGAGGCCGGTTACGCGCACAAGGTGTCGCTGGAGGCGGCCGAGAAGGCCGCCATCGCCGACCTGGCGGGCGCGCTCGTCGAGGACGGCGACGCGATCGTCATCGGCCCCGGCACCACCACGCAGGAGTTCGCCCGCCGCCTGACCAAGCACGCCGAGCTGGCCGTGGTCACCAACTCACTGCTGGTCGCGCAGGTGCTGGCCGGCTCGCCGCGCATCGAGGTGATGCTGACCGGCGGCACGCTGCGCGGCCCGATCCTGGCGCTGGTGGGCAGCGCGGCCGAGCAGTCGCTGGCCGGGCTGCGCGTGCGCAGGGCCTTCATCTCGGGCAACGGCCTGAGCGCCGAGCGCGGCCTGTCCACCCCGAACATGCAGGTGGCCGGCGTCGACCGGGCGCTCGCGGCGGCGGCGGAGGAGGTCGTGGTGCTGGCCGACCACACCAAGGTCGGCGTCGACACGATGGTGCAGACCGTGCCGCCCGACCGCATCGACCACCTGGTCACCGACGACGCCGCGCCCCGCGACGTGCTCGACGACCTGAGCGCGCGCGGCGTGCGCCTGCATGTCGCCCAGTTCTGA
- a CDS encoding PA14 domain-containing protein encodes MRKRLTLLLAVLMSVSWQLPAPASAALPERNGLRGDYYLASAAGTFDFAELKASIIDPNLEMADLNPTFKLLTGREDDVTVRWTGQITPKFSETYTFSMIGDNGFRLWIDGRPVIDHWVDDWDREQAGTPIALEANRKYDIKVEYFEHFGGANLRLRWQSPSQPKAIVPVDALTVPADFQPDGPYDARLNAAGDVATLTFAKPLAALPADAHEKLAVTVGAAAWPVTAATQKTPQTVELELGAQVPAKAGSTVRTSYDGNGGLAYADGTPLAAYPFAHVVNASTYVLKSKWTDQVDRENPLPEYPRPQLARERWRSLNGVWQFAPAKEGEAAPIGKDLAEKIVVPYPVESQLSGIGRHEERMWYRRTFEVPRSWRGERLLLHLDAVDWDATIHVNGKQVATHKGGYDRISVDVTGALKGSGPQELVVGVFDPTDDGAQAIGKQRLDPSGIWYTSVSGIWQTVWIEPVPRNHIERVDTEPDLRGQALYVTVHGAPGTATVIARDGRRVVGTVRGQSGKELRLPVPNPRLWSPDDPHLYDLEVRLDGDKVQSYFGMRSISVAGWRMLLNGQPIFQIGPLDQGFWPDGIYTPPTDEALRYDLEQTKALGFNAVRKHVKVESDRWYHHADKLGLLVWQDMPAAFRTTDRPQYEAELKELVDQHRSSPSVIMWVPFNEGWGQYDQARIANLVKSWDPSRLVNNMSGINCCGAVDGGNGDVKDFHIYPGPGNPGKPSGSRANVIGEYGGLALPVVGHTWSGGGWGYAVEPNPEALTTRYVSMAEELAKLHACEQLSAAIYTQTTDVETEINGLMTYDRAVMKPDVQRVAAAHKALTSAVNPSCG; translated from the coding sequence GTGCGTAAGCGCCTCACGTTGTTGCTGGCCGTACTGATGTCCGTGTCATGGCAGCTTCCGGCACCAGCCTCGGCAGCCCTTCCCGAGCGGAACGGGCTGCGCGGCGACTACTACCTCGCCTCGGCGGCGGGCACGTTCGACTTCGCCGAGCTGAAGGCGAGCATCATCGACCCGAACCTCGAGATGGCCGACCTGAACCCCACGTTCAAGCTGCTGACCGGCCGGGAGGACGACGTCACCGTCCGGTGGACGGGACAGATCACCCCCAAGTTCTCCGAGACCTACACCTTCTCGATGATCGGCGACAACGGCTTCCGCCTGTGGATCGACGGGAGGCCGGTCATCGACCACTGGGTGGACGACTGGGACAGGGAGCAGGCCGGCACGCCGATCGCCCTTGAGGCGAACAGGAAGTACGACATCAAGGTCGAGTACTTCGAGCACTTCGGCGGCGCGAACCTGCGCCTGCGCTGGCAGAGCCCGAGCCAGCCGAAGGCGATCGTGCCCGTGGACGCGCTGACCGTCCCGGCGGACTTCCAGCCGGACGGGCCGTACGACGCCAGGCTGAACGCGGCCGGCGACGTCGCCACGCTCACCTTCGCAAAGCCGCTCGCCGCCCTGCCCGCCGACGCGCACGAGAAGCTGGCCGTCACGGTCGGCGCCGCCGCCTGGCCCGTCACCGCCGCGACGCAGAAGACCCCGCAGACCGTGGAGCTCGAACTGGGCGCCCAGGTCCCGGCGAAGGCGGGCAGCACCGTGCGCACCTCCTACGACGGCAACGGCGGCCTCGCCTACGCCGACGGCACCCCGCTGGCCGCCTACCCGTTCGCACACGTGGTCAACGCCTCCACCTACGTGCTCAAGAGCAAGTGGACCGACCAGGTGGACCGGGAGAACCCGCTGCCCGAGTACCCCAGGCCGCAGCTCGCCCGCGAACGCTGGCGCAGCCTCAACGGCGTCTGGCAGTTCGCCCCGGCCAAGGAGGGCGAGGCCGCGCCCATCGGCAAGGACCTGGCCGAGAAGATCGTCGTGCCGTACCCGGTGGAGTCGCAGCTGTCCGGCATCGGGCGGCACGAGGAGCGCATGTGGTACCGCAGGACGTTCGAGGTGCCCCGCTCCTGGCGCGGCGAGCGGCTGCTGCTGCACCTCGACGCCGTGGACTGGGACGCCACGATCCACGTCAACGGCAAGCAGGTCGCCACCCACAAGGGCGGCTACGACCGGATCAGCGTGGACGTCACCGGCGCGCTCAAGGGCTCCGGCCCGCAGGAGCTGGTCGTCGGCGTGTTCGACCCGACCGACGACGGCGCCCAGGCCATCGGCAAGCAGCGGCTCGACCCGAGCGGCATCTGGTACACCTCGGTGTCCGGCATCTGGCAGACCGTCTGGATCGAGCCGGTCCCCAGGAACCACATCGAGCGCGTGGACACCGAGCCCGACCTGCGCGGCCAGGCCCTGTACGTGACCGTCCACGGCGCGCCCGGCACCGCCACCGTGATCGCCAGGGACGGCCGCCGGGTCGTCGGCACCGTCCGCGGCCAGAGCGGCAAGGAGTTGCGCCTGCCCGTGCCGAACCCCAGGCTCTGGTCGCCCGACGACCCCCACCTGTACGACCTGGAGGTCAGGCTCGACGGCGACAAGGTGCAGTCGTACTTCGGGATGCGCTCCATCTCCGTGGCCGGCTGGCGGATGCTGCTCAACGGGCAGCCGATCTTCCAGATCGGCCCGCTGGACCAGGGCTTCTGGCCCGACGGCATCTACACCCCGCCCACCGACGAGGCGCTGCGCTACGACCTGGAGCAGACCAAGGCCCTGGGCTTCAACGCGGTGCGCAAGCACGTCAAGGTCGAGTCGGACCGCTGGTACCACCACGCCGACAAGCTCGGCCTGCTCGTCTGGCAGGACATGCCGGCCGCGTTCAGGACCACCGACAGGCCGCAGTACGAGGCCGAGCTGAAGGAGCTGGTCGACCAGCACCGCAGCAGCCCTTCGGTGATCATGTGGGTGCCGTTCAACGAGGGCTGGGGCCAGTACGACCAGGCGCGCATCGCCAACCTGGTCAAGAGCTGGGACCCCTCCCGGCTGGTGAACAACATGAGCGGGATCAACTGCTGCGGCGCCGTGGACGGCGGCAACGGCGACGTCAAGGACTTCCACATCTACCCGGGCCCCGGCAACCCCGGCAAGCCGTCCGGCAGCAGGGCGAACGTGATCGGCGAGTACGGCGGCCTGGCCCTGCCCGTCGTCGGCCACACCTGGTCGGGCGGCGGCTGGGGCTACGCGGTCGAGCCGAACCCGGAGGCCCTCACCACCCGCTACGTGAGCATGGCGGAAGAGCTGGCGAAGCTGCACGCCTGCGAGCAGCTCAGCGCCGCCATCTACACGCAGACCACCGACGTCGAGACCGAGATCAACGGCCTCATGACCTACGACAGGGCGGTCATGAAGCCGGACGTCCAGCGCGTCGCCGCCGCGCACAAGGCGCTCACGAGCGCCGTCAACCCCTCCTGCGGCTGA
- a CDS encoding ABC transporter substrate-binding protein: MTPHIRTAALALAVLLTAAACAKAEEPQAAPAATSTAGQQVVQSPTGTAGPTCTLQQFGGTKFDLRSATVGFSQSEKEANPFRIAETKSIKDEAAKLGIADLKVTNAQSQFSKQITDVQQLIAQGVRLLVIAPLNSDGWEPVLQQAAARKIPIITVDRKINAKACSDYLTFIGSDFYEQGKRAADRMIEALGAEGKVAILLGAPGNNVTTERTNGFKDRVKEKAPGITISFEQTGEFAREKGQQVTEQLIQSNPDINGIYAENDEMALGAVTALKGAGKEPGDIKIVSVDGTRSAVQGIADGWLYAVIESNPRFGPLAFETAQKFLNGEAIPEKVIISDRDYTTANAEDSLGEAY; the protein is encoded by the coding sequence ATGACCCCCCACATCCGGACGGCCGCCCTGGCGCTGGCCGTCCTGCTCACCGCGGCGGCCTGCGCCAAGGCGGAGGAGCCGCAGGCCGCGCCCGCCGCCACGAGCACCGCCGGGCAGCAGGTCGTCCAGAGCCCGACCGGCACGGCCGGGCCGACGTGCACGCTGCAGCAGTTCGGCGGCACGAAGTTCGACCTCAGATCCGCCACGGTCGGCTTCTCCCAGTCGGAGAAGGAGGCCAACCCGTTCCGCATCGCGGAGACCAAGTCGATCAAGGACGAGGCCGCCAAGCTGGGCATCGCCGACCTCAAGGTCACCAACGCCCAGTCGCAGTTCTCCAAGCAGATCACCGACGTGCAGCAGCTCATCGCGCAGGGCGTGCGGCTCCTGGTCATCGCGCCGCTGAACTCCGACGGCTGGGAGCCGGTGCTCCAGCAGGCCGCGGCCAGGAAGATCCCCATCATCACGGTCGACCGCAAGATCAACGCCAAGGCGTGCAGCGATTACCTGACGTTCATCGGCTCGGACTTCTACGAGCAGGGCAAGCGCGCCGCCGACCGCATGATCGAGGCGCTCGGCGCCGAGGGCAAGGTGGCCATCCTGCTCGGCGCCCCCGGCAACAACGTCACCACCGAGCGCACGAACGGCTTCAAGGACCGGGTCAAGGAGAAGGCACCCGGGATCACGATCTCGTTCGAGCAGACCGGCGAGTTCGCCCGCGAGAAGGGGCAGCAGGTCACCGAGCAGCTCATCCAGTCCAACCCCGACATCAACGGCATCTACGCCGAGAACGACGAGATGGCGCTGGGCGCGGTCACCGCGCTGAAAGGCGCGGGCAAGGAGCCGGGCGACATCAAGATCGTCTCGGTCGACGGCACCCGCAGCGCCGTGCAGGGCATCGCCGACGGCTGGCTGTACGCGGTCATCGAGTCCAACCCGCGCTTCGGCCCGCTCGCCTTCGAGACCGCCCAGAAGTTCCTGAACGGCGAGGCCATCCCCGAAAAGGTGATCATCTCCGACCGGGACTACACCACGGCCAACGCCGAGGACTCCCTCGGTGAGGCGTACTGA
- a CDS encoding sugar ABC transporter ATP-binding protein, which yields MAAVLEARGIRKRFPGVLALDDVSLALHPGEVHALVGENGAGKSTLIKVFTGVHRPDGGELRYRGAPAAFGTPMEAQHAGISTIYQEVNLVPMMSVARNLLLGREPRGRFGVIDAAAMYGEAERVLAGYGVETDVRRPLRTLGVGAQQMVALARAVSVDARVVIMDEPTSSLEPREVETLFGVIRRLRDSGIAVMYVSHRLDELYRVCDQVTVLRDGRLAHTGPLAALERIELISLMLGRDLNEVRAQGLTSFSRGSAANGRAPVVEARGLTRRHVLDGVDVSVRPGEVVGLGGLLGAGRTETAKAIVGALPLDGGQVLVAGAPLRAGSTTAAIRAGVSLLPEDRKAEGIIPTLSVRENIALAALPALGRAGVVSESKIDRVVEIFMRRLRIKAASPHQLVSELSGGNQQKVLLARWLAVRPKVLLLDEPTRGIDVGAKAEVQALIDELAGEGLGVLLISSDLEELVEGADRILVLREGAVVGELSGDEVTEERIMATIAEQSDG from the coding sequence TTGGCAGCCGTACTCGAGGCTCGGGGGATCAGGAAGCGCTTCCCCGGCGTGCTCGCCCTCGACGACGTGTCCCTCGCCCTGCACCCGGGCGAGGTGCACGCGCTGGTCGGCGAGAACGGCGCGGGCAAGTCCACCCTGATCAAGGTCTTCACCGGCGTCCACCGGCCGGACGGCGGCGAGCTGCGCTACCGGGGCGCTCCCGCCGCCTTCGGCACCCCGATGGAGGCGCAGCACGCCGGCATCTCCACCATCTACCAGGAGGTCAACCTCGTCCCCATGATGTCGGTGGCCCGCAACCTGCTGCTCGGCCGCGAGCCGCGCGGCCGGTTCGGGGTGATCGACGCCGCCGCCATGTACGGCGAGGCCGAGCGCGTGCTGGCCGGCTACGGCGTCGAGACCGACGTCCGCCGGCCGCTGCGCACGCTCGGGGTGGGCGCCCAGCAGATGGTCGCCCTGGCGCGGGCCGTGTCGGTGGACGCGCGGGTGGTCATCATGGACGAGCCCACCTCGTCGCTGGAACCGCGCGAGGTGGAGACGCTGTTCGGGGTGATCAGGAGGCTGCGCGACAGCGGCATCGCCGTCATGTACGTCAGCCATCGCCTCGACGAGCTGTACCGGGTGTGCGACCAGGTGACGGTGCTGCGCGACGGCCGCCTGGCGCACACCGGGCCGCTGGCGGCGCTGGAGCGGATCGAGCTGATCTCGCTGATGCTCGGCCGTGACCTGAACGAGGTGCGTGCTCAGGGGCTGACCAGCTTCTCCCGGGGCTCCGCCGCGAACGGGCGGGCGCCGGTCGTCGAGGCGCGCGGGCTGACCAGGCGGCACGTGCTCGACGGCGTGGACGTGAGCGTCAGGCCGGGCGAGGTCGTCGGCCTGGGCGGCCTGCTGGGCGCGGGACGTACCGAGACCGCCAAGGCCATCGTCGGCGCGCTGCCGCTGGACGGCGGCCAGGTGCTCGTGGCGGGCGCCCCCCTGCGGGCCGGCTCGACGACGGCGGCGATCAGGGCGGGCGTGAGCCTGCTGCCCGAGGACCGCAAGGCCGAGGGCATCATCCCCACCCTGTCCGTGCGCGAGAACATCGCCCTGGCCGCCCTGCCCGCCCTCGGCAGGGCCGGGGTGGTGTCCGAGTCGAAGATCGACCGGGTGGTCGAGATCTTCATGCGGAGGCTGAGGATCAAGGCCGCCTCGCCGCACCAGCTCGTCTCGGAGCTGTCGGGCGGCAACCAGCAGAAGGTGCTGCTGGCCCGCTGGCTGGCCGTGCGGCCCAAGGTGCTGCTGCTGGACGAGCCCACCCGCGGCATCGACGTGGGCGCCAAGGCCGAGGTGCAGGCGCTGATCGACGAGCTGGCAGGGGAGGGCCTGGGCGTGCTGCTGATCTCCTCCGACCTGGAGGAGCTGGTCGAGGGCGCCGACCGGATCCTGGTGCTGCGCGAGGGCGCGGTCGTGGGCGAGCTGTCGGGCGACGAGGTGACCGAGGAGAGGATCATGGCCACGATCGCGGAGCAGTCCGATGGCTGA
- a CDS encoding ABC transporter permease produces MAELTSRRGGRIAVLKPQVFAWVQDYGVYAAVLTLLLFNVLFTPHFLDAANFRTQLVQVTPVVIVSLGMALVIGTQGIDLSVGSVMALAAALTVLYLGYGWLPAVVVAVIGGAVAGLAGGALVAYVGVQPIVATLALLVGVRGLANVLVPQLVEFRNPGLIALGSSSVAGIPVIVLIAAALTVIVLFVVRRTTFGRQVVAIGGNRSASELSGLPVKRVLLTVYVLSGLLAALAGVLATARLQASDPTSLGLFIELSAITAVVVGGTPLTGGRIRVLSTVMGALLMQLLAATLIKHNLPQSWTQMVQAVIILAAVYATRKRGTR; encoded by the coding sequence ATGGCTGAGCTGACGTCCAGGCGGGGCGGCCGGATCGCCGTGCTCAAACCGCAGGTCTTCGCCTGGGTGCAGGACTACGGCGTGTACGCGGCCGTGCTGACGCTGCTGCTGTTCAACGTGCTGTTCACGCCGCACTTCCTGGACGCCGCCAACTTCCGCACCCAGCTCGTCCAGGTCACCCCCGTCGTGATCGTCTCGCTGGGCATGGCGCTGGTCATCGGCACCCAGGGCATCGACCTGTCGGTCGGCTCGGTGATGGCGCTGGCCGCCGCGCTGACCGTGCTCTACCTCGGCTACGGCTGGCTGCCCGCGGTCGTCGTGGCCGTGATCGGCGGCGCGGTCGCCGGGCTCGCGGGCGGGGCGCTGGTGGCCTACGTCGGGGTGCAGCCCATCGTGGCGACACTCGCGCTGCTGGTCGGCGTGCGCGGGCTGGCCAATGTGCTGGTGCCGCAGCTCGTCGAGTTCCGCAACCCCGGCCTGATCGCCCTGGGCAGCAGCTCCGTCGCCGGCATCCCGGTCATCGTGCTCATCGCGGCGGCGCTGACCGTGATCGTGCTGTTCGTGGTGCGGCGCACCACGTTCGGGCGGCAGGTGGTCGCCATCGGCGGCAACCGCTCGGCCAGCGAGCTGTCGGGGCTGCCCGTGAAGCGGGTGCTGCTCACCGTGTACGTGCTCTCCGGCCTGCTCGCGGCGCTGGCCGGAGTGCTCGCCACGGCCCGCCTGCAGGCCAGCGACCCGACCTCGCTCGGCCTGTTCATCGAGCTGTCGGCGATCACCGCCGTCGTGGTCGGCGGCACCCCGCTGACGGGCGGCCGGATCAGGGTGCTCAGCACGGTCATGGGCGCGCTGCTCATGCAGCTCCTCGCGGCCACGCTGATCAAGCACAACCTGCCGCAGTCGTGGACCCAGATGGTCCAGGCGGTCATCATCCTGGCCGCCGTCTACGCCACCAGGAAGCGGGGCACCCGATGA
- a CDS encoding ABC transporter permease, with amino-acid sequence MNREQTSRLLQQHGAVMVLALLVIVGSLAFESFATPANAASVVVSSSFLAIIAIGMTFVIISGGIDLSVGSLFVLGGVLAAYGSPYGMLVALLLPLAVCGVVGLLQGLVIARTGMAPFIVTLAGLLGVRGLMLAISDEGATTYLVKDRAFAALGQGELLGLSHPVYITGALALLAMVLLQRTGFGQNVYAIGGNEQAAALMGVPVARTKVLVYVMSGLLAGLAGALNAARLSSGVTILGIGLELDAIAAVVIGGTLLTGGAGGITGSVAGVLLLGVIQSLINQVGSLTSAFQQVVSGVFLALVVVAQRLLSKAQRLT; translated from the coding sequence ATGAACCGCGAGCAGACCAGCCGCCTGCTCCAGCAGCACGGCGCCGTCATGGTACTGGCGCTGCTGGTGATCGTGGGCAGCCTGGCCTTCGAATCCTTCGCCACCCCGGCGAACGCCGCCAGCGTGGTCGTGTCGTCGTCGTTCCTGGCGATCATCGCGATCGGGATGACGTTCGTGATCATCAGCGGCGGCATCGACCTGTCGGTGGGCTCGCTGTTCGTGCTCGGCGGCGTGCTGGCGGCCTACGGCTCCCCGTACGGCATGCTCGTGGCGCTGCTGCTGCCCCTGGCGGTCTGCGGGGTCGTCGGCCTGCTCCAGGGGCTGGTGATCGCCCGGACCGGCATGGCGCCGTTCATCGTCACCCTGGCCGGCCTGCTGGGCGTCCGGGGCCTGATGCTGGCCATCTCGGACGAGGGCGCCACCACCTATCTGGTCAAGGACCGGGCCTTCGCCGCTCTCGGCCAGGGCGAACTGCTCGGCCTGTCCCATCCCGTCTACATCACCGGCGCTCTGGCGCTGCTCGCGATGGTCCTGCTGCAACGCACCGGTTTCGGGCAGAACGTCTACGCCATCGGCGGCAACGAGCAGGCGGCGGCCCTGATGGGCGTGCCCGTCGCGCGTACCAAGGTGCTCGTGTACGTCATGTCGGGCCTGCTGGCGGGCCTGGCCGGCGCCCTCAACGCCGCCCGGCTCTCCTCCGGCGTGACCATCCTCGGCATCGGCCTCGAACTCGACGCCATCGCCGCCGTCGTGATCGGCGGCACCCTGCTGACCGGCGGGGCCGGTGGCATCACCGGGTCGGTCGCCGGGGTGCTGCTGCTCGGGGTCATCCAGAGCCTGATCAACCAGGTGGGCAGCCTCACCTCGGCGTTCCAGCAGGTGGTCAGCGGGGTGTTCCTGGCGCTGGTGGTGGTGGCGCAGCGGCTGCTGAGCAAGGCCCAGCGGCTCACCTGA